From Paenibacillus polymyxa, the proteins below share one genomic window:
- a CDS encoding HPr family phosphocarrier protein, whose protein sequence is MSKHPVVVRLKTGLHARPAALFVQEANKYSSEIFVEKEDKKVNAKSIMGIMSLAISTGTEINISAEGADAEQAVNALVSLVSKVELENQ, encoded by the coding sequence ATGTCAAAACATCCAGTAGTCGTACGCTTGAAAACAGGACTGCACGCCAGACCTGCTGCGCTGTTCGTACAGGAAGCGAATAAATATTCATCAGAAATTTTTGTGGAAAAAGAAGACAAAAAGGTTAATGCCAAGAGCATCATGGGTATTATGAGCCTCGCCATCAGTACAGGTACTGAAATCAATATTAGTGCCGAAGGTGCGGACGCCGAACAGGCTGTAAACGCTTTAGTAAGTCTGGTTAGTAAGGTTGAGCTGGAAAATCAATAA
- the rapZ gene encoding RNase adapter RapZ, with protein sequence MTDNLKNAAPWATLIIITGMSGAGKTIAVQSLEDLGFFCVDNLPPVLIPKFAELIEQSNGKIGKVALVIDLRGREFFTALSESLNYIKDHFTIHCEILFLNANDGVLVQRYKESRRRHPLAPDGMPLDGIRLERKMLEELKSSATQVIDTSTMKPATLKARIISRFSHLESSMLSVNITSFGFKYGIPIDADLVFDVRFLPNPHYVDQLRPHTGQDSDVYDYVMKWPETQAFLTKLLDMLHFLIPQYRKEGKSQVIIGIGCTGGKHRSVAISEYLGKMLGASETESVSVSHRDADRDRH encoded by the coding sequence ATGACAGATAATTTAAAAAATGCTGCACCGTGGGCAACGCTCATTATTATTACAGGGATGTCAGGCGCAGGGAAGACCATTGCGGTGCAAAGCCTTGAAGACTTGGGCTTCTTCTGCGTTGATAATCTGCCCCCTGTGCTGATTCCCAAATTTGCCGAGTTGATTGAGCAGTCTAACGGTAAAATTGGCAAGGTGGCTCTCGTCATTGATCTACGCGGACGAGAATTTTTCACCGCCTTGTCAGAATCGCTAAATTATATTAAAGATCATTTTACGATTCATTGTGAAATTTTATTCTTGAATGCGAATGACGGTGTTCTTGTACAGCGGTACAAGGAAAGCCGTCGACGGCATCCGCTTGCTCCAGATGGTATGCCTTTGGACGGGATTCGATTGGAACGTAAGATGTTGGAAGAACTCAAAAGCTCCGCTACACAGGTTATTGATACCAGTACGATGAAGCCCGCAACCTTAAAGGCGAGGATTATTTCGAGATTTTCCCATCTGGAGAGCAGTATGCTGTCCGTGAACATTACATCTTTTGGCTTCAAGTATGGTATTCCCATTGATGCCGATCTTGTATTCGATGTGCGCTTCCTGCCTAATCCCCACTATGTGGACCAACTACGTCCACACACGGGACAGGATAGCGATGTATATGATTATGTTATGAAGTGGCCGGAGACCCAGGCGTTTCTAACCAAGTTGTTGGATATGTTGCACTTTTTGATTCCGCAGTATCGCAAAGAAGGTAAAAGCCAGGTCATTATCGGTATTGGCTGTACTGGAGGTAAGCATCGTTCAGTTGCAATATCGGAGTATTTAGGAAAAATGCTGGGTGCCAGCGAGACAGAATCCGTTTCTGTTTCGCATCGGGATGCTGATCGGGACCGGCATTAA
- the whiA gene encoding DNA-binding protein WhiA: protein MSFAAQTKKELTMIESQPCCEKAELSALIRMLGSVQLSNKRVILDVSTENAAIARRIYSLIKKHFQLHIELLVRKKMRLKKNNVYIVRIPNGVQELLKELYIVSEGFLFTDGINRDIIRKNCCKRAYLRGAFMAGGSVNNPEGSSYHLEISSMYEEHCQALVDLANEFHLNARCIERKKGFILYIKEGEKIIELLSIIGAHQALFKFEDVRIMRDMRNSVNRIVNCETANLNKTIGAAVRQIENIKLLEREVGLETLPDKLREVAEIRLAHPDLNLKEVGEMLKGVVSKSGVNHRLRKIDEMADKIRGENGLIP, encoded by the coding sequence TTGTCCTTTGCGGCACAAACGAAAAAAGAGCTTACGATGATTGAAAGCCAGCCCTGCTGTGAAAAAGCGGAACTGTCTGCGCTCATACGTATGCTCGGATCCGTACAACTGTCGAATAAAAGGGTGATATTGGACGTGTCCACAGAAAATGCCGCGATTGCAAGGCGGATTTACTCCTTGATCAAAAAGCATTTTCAACTTCACATCGAACTGCTTGTACGGAAAAAAATGCGCTTGAAAAAAAATAATGTGTATATTGTCCGTATTCCCAATGGTGTACAAGAGCTGCTAAAGGAGCTTTATATTGTCTCAGAAGGTTTCTTGTTCACTGACGGGATTAATCGTGATATCATTCGGAAAAACTGTTGTAAGCGGGCTTATTTGCGGGGTGCCTTTATGGCAGGTGGCTCTGTGAATAATCCAGAGGGGTCGTCTTACCACCTTGAGATTTCTTCGATGTATGAGGAGCATTGTCAGGCGTTAGTTGATCTCGCTAATGAGTTTCATCTAAACGCCCGCTGTATTGAGCGAAAAAAAGGCTTTATTCTTTACATCAAGGAAGGCGAGAAGATCATTGAGCTGCTCAGTATCATTGGGGCGCACCAAGCCTTGTTCAAGTTTGAGGATGTACGCATTATGCGCGATATGCGCAATTCCGTAAACCGTATTGTTAATTGCGAAACAGCGAATTTGAACAAGACGATCGGAGCCGCTGTCCGGCAAATTGAGAATATCAAGCTGCTGGAGAGGGAAGTTGGTTTGGAGACCTTGCCGGATAAGCTGCGTGAAGTGGCAGAAATTCGACTCGCTCATCCCGATTTGAATTTGAAAGAAGTCGGGGAAATGCTAAAAGGGGTCGTGAGTAAATCGGGTGTAAATCATCGACTTCGCAAAATTGATGAGATGGCTGACAAAATCAGGGGGGAAAACGGCCTGATTCCGTAA
- a CDS encoding SIMPL domain-containing protein, whose protein sequence is MRVWTKTVSTAILAGALLAGGVAGGLWTGADRAYAATATTANGVINVSGSGEIMAKPDIAYLSIGVQSEGNTAAAAQKANAAKINKVTQLLKEKWSISADDIQTSQFSVQPNYTYNEKEGQKLKGYIANHTLSVKYRNLDKIGQLLDEATNSGANNVDNIQFSVENPSSYEEAAIAKALDNAQSKASAVAKSAKRGLGALMNVTVDGGEAQVFTQRENAMSKALMDMSGGTEIQSGQVTVKVQVSAQYEMN, encoded by the coding sequence ATGAGAGTTTGGACAAAAACAGTAAGCACAGCAATTCTTGCAGGAGCATTATTAGCTGGAGGAGTAGCAGGAGGGCTGTGGACGGGGGCTGATCGCGCTTATGCTGCAACGGCGACGACGGCGAATGGTGTAATTAACGTGAGTGGAAGTGGTGAAATAATGGCTAAGCCAGACATCGCTTATCTCTCCATTGGGGTGCAATCGGAAGGAAATACTGCTGCTGCTGCTCAAAAAGCTAATGCTGCGAAAATAAACAAGGTCACACAGCTGTTAAAAGAAAAATGGAGTATCAGTGCAGACGATATTCAGACAAGCCAGTTCTCTGTACAACCTAACTATACCTATAACGAGAAGGAAGGACAGAAGCTCAAAGGCTACATTGCTAACCATACACTTTCAGTGAAATATCGCAACTTGGACAAAATTGGTCAGCTGCTGGATGAGGCTACAAACTCCGGTGCAAACAACGTAGATAATATACAGTTTTCCGTAGAGAATCCTTCTTCTTATGAAGAAGCTGCTATTGCAAAAGCGTTGGATAACGCTCAATCCAAAGCCAGTGCCGTAGCAAAATCAGCTAAACGCGGCTTAGGGGCTCTGATGAATGTGACAGTAGATGGCGGGGAAGCTCAGGTTTTCACACAACGTGAGAATGCCATGTCCAAAGCGCTCATGGATATGAGTGGCGGAACAGAGATACAGTCGGGCCAAGTAACGGTGAAAGTCCAAGTGTCTGCCCAATATGAGATGAACTAG
- a CDS encoding ROK family glucokinase: MSESIYVGVDLGGTAIKVGICNEDGQLLHTYEGPTETDKGVDVVIGNIEKYVRHIVEQSPYEWDQLKGVGAGVAGFTNVRDGIIVLAPNIGFRDVPIRALLENRIGKPVKIDNDANVAALGEAWAGAGKGIENCVCYTLGTGVGGGIIINGRIYQGSSGMAGEIGHISVVPDLEAIQCGCGKMGCLETVSSATGIIRMAKDAVERGDRTSLALEDHIAAKEVFDAAKAGDEVALRIVNRAAFYLGKSMAAVAAVLNPELFIIGGGVSKAGDFLFEEMRRVYAKLAPEPLQKGVYIVPAVLGNDAGIVGAAGLLLRS, from the coding sequence ATGTCTGAAAGTATCTATGTAGGTGTCGATTTGGGCGGTACCGCGATTAAAGTCGGCATTTGTAATGAAGACGGACAGCTTTTGCACACATATGAGGGACCAACCGAAACCGATAAAGGTGTAGACGTTGTCATCGGTAATATCGAAAAATATGTGCGGCATATTGTTGAGCAATCTCCTTATGAGTGGGATCAACTAAAAGGTGTCGGTGCAGGTGTTGCAGGTTTTACGAATGTTCGTGATGGTATTATTGTCCTCGCTCCTAATATTGGCTTTCGTGACGTACCGATCCGTGCGCTCCTAGAGAACCGGATTGGCAAGCCTGTAAAAATAGACAACGATGCGAATGTTGCTGCGCTGGGTGAGGCTTGGGCTGGCGCAGGCAAAGGCATAGAAAACTGTGTATGCTATACCCTGGGAACAGGTGTAGGTGGCGGTATTATTATAAATGGTAGAATATATCAAGGTTCTTCGGGTATGGCTGGGGAAATTGGACATATCAGCGTCGTGCCTGATCTGGAGGCTATTCAGTGTGGATGCGGCAAAATGGGTTGCTTGGAAACTGTATCTTCCGCAACAGGCATCATTCGTATGGCCAAGGATGCTGTGGAACGTGGCGACCGGACCTCTCTGGCTCTGGAAGATCACATTGCTGCCAAGGAAGTATTCGATGCTGCTAAAGCCGGGGATGAAGTCGCGTTGCGTATCGTGAACCGGGCTGCCTTTTATTTGGGGAAATCGATGGCAGCGGTTGCCGCTGTGCTTAATCCAGAATTGTTTATTATAGGCGGCGGTGTTTCTAAAGCAGGCGACTTTTTGTTTGAAGAGATGCGTCGCGTATACGCCAAGCTGGCACCTGAGCCGCTTCAAAAAGGGGTATATATCGTACCAGCGGTTTTAGGCAATGACGCGGGTATCGTAGGGGCTGCTGGGTTGCTGCTACGCTCTTAA
- a CDS encoding gluconeogenesis factor YvcK family protein — protein sequence MKETGSQRERPRIVVMGGGTGLSVMLRGLKQKPLDITAIVTVADDGGSSGILRSELQMPPPGDIRNVLTALADVEPVMSDMLKYRFGAGSGLSGHSLGNLILAAMTDISGDFVTAVRELSRVFAVRGRVLPAAEEGVVLSAEMEDGTVITGESKIPEAGGRIKRVFLEPTHVEPLPEAVEAINEADAILIGPGSLYTSILPNLLVPKLAEAVVKSDAIKIFVCNVMTQPGETDGYTVGDHLQAIYEHVGHHLFDYVIVNNGEIPPQVQEMYAEQGAKPVQVDMGELADRGYKVVADTLVLFRTYLRHDADKLSQHIYQLVQNWMLRRR from the coding sequence ATGAAAGAGACCGGATCACAACGGGAGCGCCCACGTATTGTTGTTATGGGCGGCGGAACCGGCTTGTCCGTCATGCTGCGGGGCTTGAAGCAAAAGCCGCTGGATATTACGGCTATTGTTACAGTCGCTGACGATGGCGGAAGCTCCGGGATATTGCGCAGTGAGCTGCAGATGCCCCCTCCAGGGGATATCCGCAATGTGCTGACTGCCTTGGCTGACGTGGAACCAGTAATGTCAGATATGCTAAAATACCGTTTCGGTGCTGGATCAGGATTGTCAGGCCATAGTCTGGGGAATTTGATCTTAGCAGCGATGACTGATATATCGGGGGATTTTGTAACGGCGGTGCGTGAGCTTAGCCGTGTATTTGCTGTCCGAGGGCGTGTACTACCGGCGGCTGAAGAAGGCGTTGTGCTCAGCGCCGAGATGGAGGATGGTACGGTGATCACCGGGGAGTCCAAAATCCCAGAAGCGGGCGGACGAATCAAACGTGTTTTTCTTGAACCGACTCACGTGGAGCCGTTGCCTGAGGCTGTGGAAGCCATTAATGAAGCCGATGCGATTCTGATTGGTCCCGGCAGTCTATATACCAGCATTTTACCGAATCTGCTTGTGCCAAAGCTTGCTGAGGCTGTGGTGAAATCAGATGCGATCAAAATATTTGTCTGCAACGTGATGACCCAGCCAGGGGAAACCGACGGCTATACAGTGGGAGATCACCTGCAAGCGATCTATGAGCATGTTGGGCATCACCTCTTTGACTATGTCATTGTGAATAACGGGGAAATTCCACCCCAAGTACAGGAGATGTATGCCGAGCAGGGAGCTAAGCCTGTTCAGGTAGACATGGGCGAGCTGGCTGATCGAGGATATAAAGTAGTGGCAGATACGTTAGTTCTGTTCCGTACGTATTTACGGCATGATGCCGACAAACTGAGCCAGCATATTTACCAATTGGTACAAAACTGGATGTTAAGAAGGAGATGA
- a CDS encoding PdaC/SigV domain-containing protein: MNKHTKKWGSALLAAGILAGVAVVPVSYIEAASTKQQQATTQQPGIAIQWNGKTLAAKGVQVNGNTMIPVAALRDSLGIPVSYDTKEGTYTVGSGYNKLYIGVSSSDAYANVNGINTRSMDAKMIAGKLYIPMSLLKDYLGIDAQWNATQKTVTLSKSQLNPITIASQTLPASSNAKVSYKIKYPQISGSQLNPEAQQAINNVLKKHAETVLAAGKKMVAEGEVTAERPYDFENDFAIAYNKDGILSVIMQDYSYTGGAHGMTARKGYTFSLADGKQLQLSDVLKANPNYKKFLNADLKKKIDALQAGEGFEKFKELAADQNFYVTNSGVTIVFDLYDYAPYAYGIPEFTYSFAQLLPQGGKPFAGQNQ; encoded by the coding sequence ATGAACAAGCATACGAAAAAATGGGGCTCAGCACTGCTGGCAGCGGGAATCTTAGCAGGGGTTGCGGTCGTTCCCGTTTCCTATATTGAGGCAGCTTCGACCAAACAGCAGCAAGCGACAACACAGCAACCAGGGATCGCCATTCAATGGAATGGTAAAACGTTGGCCGCTAAAGGTGTACAAGTGAACGGGAATACAATGATTCCAGTGGCAGCACTGCGTGATAGTTTGGGAATTCCGGTGAGCTATGACACCAAGGAAGGGACATATACAGTGGGGAGCGGGTACAACAAGCTCTATATCGGGGTCTCCTCCTCGGATGCCTATGCCAATGTGAACGGGATCAACACGCGCAGCATGGATGCCAAAATGATCGCCGGGAAGCTATATATTCCTATGAGTCTGCTGAAAGACTATCTGGGTATCGATGCGCAGTGGAATGCAACTCAGAAAACAGTAACATTGAGTAAAAGCCAGCTAAATCCGATCACAATTGCATCTCAGACGCTTCCAGCTTCGAGTAATGCAAAGGTATCCTATAAGATTAAGTATCCGCAAATCAGCGGCAGCCAGCTGAATCCTGAGGCTCAACAGGCCATTAATAATGTGCTCAAAAAGCATGCAGAGACAGTATTGGCAGCAGGCAAAAAGATGGTGGCAGAGGGAGAGGTTACAGCAGAAAGACCGTATGATTTCGAAAATGATTTTGCAATTGCCTATAATAAGGACGGTATTCTAAGTGTGATTATGCAGGACTACTCGTATACAGGTGGCGCACACGGTATGACGGCACGTAAAGGATATACGTTCTCGCTTGCTGATGGTAAGCAGTTGCAATTGTCTGACGTATTGAAGGCAAATCCTAACTATAAAAAGTTCCTGAATGCTGATTTGAAGAAAAAAATTGATGCGCTCCAGGCTGGCGAAGGTTTTGAGAAATTTAAAGAGTTGGCCGCAGATCAGAATTTTTATGTGACCAACAGTGGAGTAACCATCGTGTTTGATTTGTATGATTATGCGCCATACGCTTATGGAATTCCGGAGTTTACTTACTCGTTCGCTCAACTGCTGCCTCAGGGCGGTAAGCCTTTTGCGGGACAAAATCAATAA